One window from the genome of Salvia splendens isolate huo1 chromosome 9, SspV2, whole genome shotgun sequence encodes:
- the LOC121748403 gene encoding sorting nexin 2B-like, translating to MGSGKNPHPNNGEREEFLHPLSADDKLQTLTLTGDGESNFNGEVSTSNSNSHYRSAMPTLSSSSTEQPPSAVSDPLLFPPQSPYLDSPSYADVMFHPFPETNGNGEISGDYSIPSPQSQPSTSDFLRISVSDPQKEFEPGGNTYVSYLITTSTNVADYEGSDFSVRRRFKDVVTLSDRLGEGYRGFFIPPRPDKSLVESQVMQKQEFVEQRRVELEKYLKRLARHPMIRKSDELRVFLTVKGRMPLPTSIDVASRMLDGAARLPKQLLGESSSVIEPQDVVHSAKGGRDMLRFFKEFKQSVVNDWGNARQSVEEEDKEFLEKKLKLKDLEQHLTNAAQQAESLVKAQQEMGEIMGELGLAFIKLTKFESEQTTSNTQRVRAADMKNVATAAVKASRLYRELNAHTVKHFDSLLEHMGMMLAVHNAFADRSSALLTVQTLISELSVLHSRADKLETSSSIIFGGDKSRVRKLEDLKDAIRVTEDAKSCATKEYERIKENNRTEIQRLDEEREADFLNMLKGFVKNQVVYSEKIGIEWTKVAEETSRYAREST from the exons TTTCTCCACCCCCTTTCCGCCGACGACAAATTGCAAACCCTAACCCTCACCGGCGACGGCGAGAGCAACTTCAATGGCGAAGTCTCCACCTCCAATTCCAATTCGCACTATCGCAGTGCCATGCCCAcactctcctcctcctccaccgaGCAGCCGCCGTCGGCCGTGTCGGATCCCCTCCTATTCCCTCCGCAAAGCCCCTATCTCGATTCACCATCCTACGCGGACGTCATGTTCCATCCCTTCCCGGAGACCAACGGCAACGGCGAGATCTCCGGCGATTACTCAATTCCGTCGCCTCAATCTCAGCCTTCCACCTCCGATTTTCTGAGAATCAGCGTTTCTGATCCGCAGAAGGAGTTCGAGCCCGGCGGCAATACCTACGTTAGCTACCTGATCACGACGAGCACGAACGTGGCCGATTACGAGGGCTCCGATTTCAGCGTGCGGAGGCGGTTCAAGGACGTGGTCACGCTGTCGGATCGGCTGGGTGAGGGCTACAGAGGGTTCTTCATCCCGCCCCGGCCAGATAAGAGCCTGGTGGAGAGCCAGGTGATGCAGAAGCAGGAGTTCGTGGAGCAGAGGAGGGTGGAGCTGGAGAAGTACTTGAAGAGGCTGGCGAGGCATCCGATGATCCGGAAGAGCGACGAGCTGAGGGTGTTTCTGACTGTGAAGGGGAGAATGCCGCTGCCCACAAGCATTGATGTGGCGTCAAGGATGCTTGATGGGGCCGCGAGGCTGCCGAAGCAGCTGTTGGGGGAGTCGAGCAGCGTGATTGAGCCACAGGACGTGGTCCATTCGGCTAAAGGTGGAAGGGATATGCTGAGGTTCTTTAAGGAATTCAAGCAATCTGTTGTGAATGATTGGGGCAACGCCAGGCAATCTGTGGAGGAGGAAGATAAGGAGTTCTTGGAGAAAAAGCTCAAGTTGAAGGATCTCGAGCAGCATCTCACAAATGCAGCGCAGCAG GCAGAATCATTGGTCAAGGCACAGCAAGAAATGGGAGAGATCATGGGAGAATTAGGGCTGGCTTTTATCAAGTTAACCAAGTTTGAGAGTGAGCAGACAACTTCAAATACCCAAAGAGTGAGGGCTGCTGACATGAAGAATGTAGCTACTGCAGCTGTTAAGGCGAGCAGATTGTATCGAGAATTAAATGCGCACACTGTGAAGCATTTT GATTCATTGCTTGAACACATGGGAATGATGTTAGCTGTACACAATGCGTTTGCAGATCGTTCTAGTGCCTTACTGACAGTGCAAACTCTTATATCAGAATTGTCTGTCTTGCACTCAAGAGCTGATAAACTTGAAACTTCGTCATCTATAATTTTTGGTGGTGACAAGTCAAGGGTCCGCAAGTTGGAGGACCTAAAAGATGCCATTAGGGTCACAGAGGATGCCAAAAGTTGTGCCACCAAAGAATATGAAAGGATTAAG GAAAACAATAGGACGGAAATCCAAAGGCTTGACGAAGAAAGAGAGGCCGACTTCCTTAACATGCTGAAAGGATTTGTCAAAAATCAG GTGGTGTACAGTGAGAAGATTGGAATCGAGTGGACTAAAGTGGCGGAGGAAACGAGCAGATATGCAAGGGAGAGCACGTAG